A window of the Cellvibrio sp. pealriver genome harbors these coding sequences:
- a CDS encoding response regulator, with translation MSKQVLIVDDSVSVRQMVEATLKSAGYSVSTAKDGLEAFNMCKARSFDFILTDQNMPNMDGLTFIKSARALPSHSRTPIVVLTTEASDAMKAQGRAAGATGWMVKPFDPAKLLEIAKKVMG, from the coding sequence ATGAGCAAACAAGTATTGATTGTGGATGATTCAGTCTCTGTCCGGCAAATGGTAGAGGCAACACTGAAATCGGCGGGTTATTCGGTCAGTACCGCAAAAGATGGTCTTGAAGCATTTAATATGTGCAAGGCCAGAAGTTTTGATTTTATTTTAACGGATCAAAACATGCCGAACATGGACGGTCTGACATTTATTAAATCTGCCCGCGCACTGCCTTCACATTCACGCACACCCATCGTGGTGTTGACCACAGAAGCAAGTGACGCGATGAAAGCCCAAGGGCGCGCAGCAGGCGCAACCGGATGGATGGTAAAGCCATTTGATCCCGCCAAGCTGCTGGAAATTGCTAAAAAAGTGATGGGGTAA
- a CDS encoding fused response regulator/phosphatase codes for MVISELQAAEAHSILVIDDDEFLNELFCQFFHSKGFITDSAHSFCQAVDLLNSGLCADLILLDYQLGDGTGLELLAQLSDYLQERQTPVIMISGNEDPVFLEQCFASGVADYIIKPVNLSLLALKVSALIKSVSLQRLISLQNRELERFKQEAEREESIAKFTYEYLLRQNSQSIDGVSIWLKPSTSFSGDIALAKMSPSGDLYFLLADATGHGLSAAITVMPVVSIFNSMVSKGFHIQPIVTEINKKLIRDTPQDRFVAAVVIQLHQEQQEIEVWNGGMPTVYWVNDGKIIHAFKSQHMALGILEEDLFDANVVSCEITAHGHILAYSDGLIEETNAEGASFSSARVVEVIESRPDNLQQALAHALAAHTGREKYRDDVSICTLEPSLVLASCLQQLRDSLSQGCVQEDIGDFSWSVKISGKKIASCEIPPLCNKFLQYLEINQHLCQIVFLVVSEMISNAIDHGILKLESSLKETADGFTYYFRERERRLEQLTSTDTIELRLLWETNAQQPKLHISVQDSGAGYCYNERNSQENDGLSGRGLQLIRNLAQQVEVVAPGNLIRAVISPF; via the coding sequence ATGGTCATCAGTGAACTTCAGGCAGCAGAGGCGCATTCAATTCTGGTCATCGATGACGATGAATTCCTGAACGAGCTATTTTGTCAGTTTTTTCACAGCAAAGGCTTTATTACCGATTCGGCGCACAGTTTTTGCCAAGCTGTTGATCTACTGAATTCAGGTCTTTGTGCGGATTTGATTTTACTGGATTATCAATTGGGTGATGGAACAGGTTTGGAATTGCTGGCGCAATTGAGTGATTACCTGCAAGAGCGACAAACCCCGGTGATTATGATCAGCGGCAATGAAGATCCGGTCTTTTTGGAACAATGTTTTGCCAGCGGTGTAGCAGATTACATTATCAAACCGGTGAACTTGTCGCTCTTGGCGCTCAAAGTCAGCGCCCTGATTAAATCAGTCAGTTTGCAGCGTCTTATCAGTTTGCAAAACAGGGAATTGGAGCGATTTAAACAGGAAGCAGAACGTGAAGAATCTATTGCCAAGTTCACCTACGAATATTTGTTGCGTCAAAACAGCCAATCAATAGACGGTGTATCTATTTGGTTAAAGCCATCGACATCATTTAGCGGCGACATAGCCCTTGCAAAAATGTCACCCAGTGGCGATTTATATTTTTTGTTGGCAGATGCAACTGGCCATGGTTTATCTGCCGCTATTACCGTGATGCCGGTGGTATCGATTTTTAATAGCATGGTATCCAAAGGGTTTCACATCCAGCCCATAGTGACTGAAATTAACAAAAAGTTAATTCGCGATACACCGCAAGACCGTTTTGTTGCCGCTGTGGTTATCCAATTGCATCAAGAGCAACAAGAAATCGAAGTATGGAATGGCGGTATGCCAACAGTGTACTGGGTGAATGATGGAAAAATTATTCACGCCTTCAAGTCACAGCACATGGCGCTCGGTATTTTGGAGGAAGATCTTTTTGATGCAAATGTTGTTAGCTGTGAAATCACCGCACATGGACACATTCTTGCTTATAGCGATGGTTTGATCGAAGAGACTAATGCTGAAGGCGCTTCTTTTTCATCGGCCAGGGTTGTGGAAGTAATCGAATCCAGGCCTGACAATTTGCAGCAGGCTTTGGCTCACGCACTTGCCGCGCACACAGGAAGAGAAAAATACCGGGACGATGTTTCCATTTGTACGCTGGAGCCTAGCTTGGTGTTGGCCAGTTGCCTGCAGCAACTGCGCGATAGTTTGAGCCAAGGTTGTGTGCAGGAGGATATCGGTGATTTTTCCTGGAGCGTCAAAATATCCGGAAAAAAAATTGCTAGCTGTGAGATTCCACCCTTGTGCAATAAATTTTTGCAGTATCTGGAGATAAATCAGCATCTTTGCCAAATCGTTTTTCTGGTTGTCAGTGAAATGATCAGTAATGCCATAGATCATGGCATTTTGAAATTGGAATCATCCCTTAAAGAAACAGCGGATGGTTTTACCTATTATTTTCGTGAGCGAGAGCGTCGTCTTGAGCAATTAACCAGTACGGATACGATTGAGTTGCGGTTGCTGTGGGAAACCAATGCCCAGCAGCCGAAATTACATATCAGCGTACAAGACAGTGGCGCAGGTTATTGTTACAACGAACGTAACTCTCAAGAAAATGATGGGCTATCAGGTCGCGGATTACAGTTAATCCGCAACCTTGCGCAGCAGGTGGAAGTAGTAGCGCCAGGCAATTTAATCAGGGCCGTGATAAGCCCGTTTTAA
- a CDS encoding chemotaxis response regulator protein-glutamate methylesterase produces the protein MPIKVLVVDDSALVRSLLAEIIRDTSDMVLVGAAPDAFVARDMVNQFAPDVITLDIEMPRMDGLSFLEKLMAARPTPVVMISTLAEEGAEATLRALELGALDYIPKPKLGVSSGIREYAELIVEKLRAAASVKVKPLVKKYHAESSGAQKIQNSAKLSGTEKIIAIGASTGGTEAIKDLLIQLPAAVPGIVMTQHMPAGFTRTYAERLNKLTRLHVVEAKGGERILPGHAFLAPGGYHLVVVRSGADYIVKLSESEPVHRHRPAVDVMMESVALAGGKNVLGVLLTGMGKDGAKGMLDIRNHGGYTFAQDEQSCVVYGMPKEAVLCGGVDQVVELDKMGAALLEKIKSMGSGNRL, from the coding sequence ATGCCAATTAAGGTCTTGGTGGTGGATGACTCTGCATTAGTGCGCAGTTTGCTGGCAGAAATTATTCGCGATACATCGGATATGGTGTTGGTAGGTGCTGCACCTGATGCTTTTGTCGCACGTGATATGGTCAATCAGTTTGCACCTGATGTGATTACGCTGGATATTGAAATGCCACGCATGGATGGCTTGTCATTCTTGGAGAAGTTAATGGCGGCGCGGCCTACGCCAGTGGTGATGATTTCAACCTTGGCGGAAGAGGGTGCAGAAGCGACTTTACGCGCGTTGGAGTTGGGCGCACTCGATTATATTCCCAAACCAAAATTAGGCGTGAGCAGCGGTATTCGCGAATATGCTGAATTGATTGTGGAAAAGCTGCGTGCGGCCGCAAGCGTGAAAGTAAAACCGCTGGTGAAAAAATATCACGCTGAATCAAGTGGTGCACAAAAAATCCAAAATTCAGCCAAGCTATCAGGAACTGAAAAAATTATTGCGATTGGTGCATCTACTGGCGGCACTGAAGCGATTAAAGATTTATTAATACAGCTGCCAGCTGCAGTGCCTGGCATTGTTATGACCCAACATATGCCCGCGGGTTTTACCCGCACTTATGCAGAGCGATTGAATAAACTGACACGGTTACATGTTGTGGAAGCAAAAGGCGGTGAACGTATTTTGCCTGGCCACGCATTTCTCGCACCCGGTGGTTACCATCTTGTGGTGGTACGCTCGGGTGCAGATTACATTGTTAAGTTATCAGAGAGCGAACCTGTGCATCGTCATCGCCCTGCGGTGGATGTGATGATGGAGTCAGTCGCATTGGCTGGTGGAAAAAATGTGCTGGGCGTATTGCTCACAGGCATGGGGAAAGATGGCGCTAAAGGTATGTTGGATATTCGCAATCATGGTGGTTATACCTTTGCGCAAGACGAACAAAGTTGTGTGGTTTACGGAATGCCCAAAGAGGCTGTGCTCTGTGGTGGCGTAGATCAAGTGGTGGAGTTGGATAAAATGGGCGCGGCACTACTTGAGAAAATAAAATCAATGGGGAGTGGTAACCGGCTGTGA
- a CDS encoding CheR family methyltransferase, translating to MTSTLGREFDYGDADFARIKTTIYRKAGIHLGDNKKQLVYSRLARRLRALRMGSFSEYLNYLEITPQELQEFINALTTNLTAFFREEHHFDILEKFVALHRRNKPCRIWCAASSTGEEPYSIAMTLVQAYGRYDPPVEIIASDIDSQVLKTAAAGVYSIERLDALSLVQKKQFFLRGKGVNAGKAKVVDELRSLIDFRQINLLDKHWSLDGKFDVIFCRNVMIYFDKPTQLALLERMTRLLVPDGLYIAGHSESFSHAAHLVSLVDKTTYRVARPSGEEVVR from the coding sequence GTGACTAGTACGCTGGGGCGTGAATTTGATTATGGTGATGCTGATTTTGCGCGCATCAAAACAACCATTTATCGCAAGGCCGGCATTCATCTTGGCGATAACAAAAAGCAGCTGGTTTATAGCCGTTTGGCGCGGCGGTTGCGTGCATTGCGTATGGGAAGTTTTTCTGAATACTTGAATTATTTAGAGATAACACCACAAGAGTTACAAGAGTTTATCAATGCACTAACCACTAACCTGACAGCATTTTTTCGCGAAGAACACCATTTTGATATCTTGGAAAAGTTTGTTGCGCTACATCGCCGCAATAAACCCTGCCGCATTTGGTGTGCCGCCTCAAGTACAGGTGAAGAACCTTATTCTATTGCCATGACGCTGGTGCAAGCTTATGGGCGTTATGATCCTCCAGTGGAAATTATCGCTTCGGATATTGATAGCCAGGTGCTAAAAACTGCAGCGGCAGGTGTGTATAGCATTGAACGGTTGGATGCGTTGAGCCTTGTGCAGAAGAAGCAATTTTTTTTGCGCGGTAAAGGCGTGAATGCCGGTAAGGCTAAAGTCGTTGATGAATTGCGTTCCTTAATCGATTTTAGGCAGATCAATTTATTGGATAAACACTGGTCTCTGGATGGAAAATTCGATGTGATTTTTTGCCGCAATGTAATGATCTATTTTGATAAACCAACTCAGCTGGCACTACTTGAGCGCATGACACGCCTGTTAGTGCCGGATGGTTTGTACATTGCAGGTCATTCAGAAAGTTTCTCCCATGCCGCACATTTGGTGAGTCTTGTTGATAAAACTACCTATCGCGTGGCGCGACCCTCCGGTGAGGAGGTTGTGCGATGA
- a CDS encoding chemotaxis protein CheA yields the protein MSIDMQQFHAVFFEESQEHLEEMEQLLLALDLENPDPEMLNSIFRAAHSIKGGSGIFGFDALGSVTHIMENLLDKIRKGQMGIVAGMVDLFLRSVDQLKSILHSYRSGGEIDWAAVHTLTSELELVTAGKRQDQKNNKESEQGYGFFNQLDTAPVEETYGFFDEPVADDGFGFFEDLPVATATDFNTTVSNTIASNTTGAMTEVPVTAVTREVASKDVFGFFEDLLVPESSSPEKIDSSSEIPSTTTTATTSVKTKPEASAPVISKSKTADQVSVESSSIRVDVAKVDQLINLVGEIVITQSMMSLLGKSLEGALAEKFQTVAGELERNTREIQEAVMSIRMLPVSFVFNRFPRVVRDLSTKLGKQIDLVIEGGETELDKGLTEKLVDPLTHLVRNSIDHGIEAAEVRRARGKNPTGKVVLRAAQQGGNIVISISDDGGGLNRERILEKARENNISVSENPKDEEVWQLIFAPGFSTAAEVTDVSGRGVGMDVVKRNVQSLGGRIDIESRTGQGATFTIHLPLTLAIVDGMCVSVGDQTFIVPLVHIVESMQPSPKDIKTLAGDDQLLHVRNEYWPILPLHKIMQLDSQFTDASKGIVVLIETTKYRFALFVDALVGQQQVVIKSLEQHYKRVQGVAGATIMGDGSVALILDVESLALSVNHNVNFAAAV from the coding sequence ATGTCAATCGACATGCAACAATTTCACGCTGTTTTTTTTGAGGAAAGTCAGGAACACCTCGAAGAAATGGAGCAGCTGTTGTTAGCGCTGGATCTGGAAAATCCGGATCCGGAAATGCTCAACAGTATTTTTCGTGCAGCCCATTCCATTAAAGGCGGCAGTGGTATCTTCGGGTTTGATGCGCTGGGCAGCGTAACCCATATTATGGAAAATCTATTGGATAAAATCCGCAAGGGGCAGATGGGTATTGTTGCCGGGATGGTGGATTTATTTTTACGTTCGGTTGATCAGTTAAAAAGTATTTTGCACAGTTATCGCAGTGGCGGCGAAATCGATTGGGCTGCCGTGCATACCCTCACCAGTGAATTGGAGTTGGTGACCGCAGGAAAGCGTCAAGACCAAAAAAACAATAAAGAAAGCGAGCAAGGCTATGGCTTTTTTAATCAGCTAGACACGGCTCCTGTAGAAGAAACCTATGGCTTTTTTGATGAGCCTGTTGCCGATGATGGTTTTGGTTTTTTCGAGGATTTGCCAGTAGCCACTGCAACAGATTTCAATACTACAGTTTCAAATACTATAGCTTCCAATACAACCGGCGCCATGACGGAGGTTCCTGTTACTGCAGTTACTCGTGAGGTAGCGAGTAAGGATGTATTTGGCTTTTTTGAAGACTTATTAGTGCCCGAGTCTAGCTCGCCAGAAAAAATAGATTCTTCATCTGAAATTCCCAGCACAACGACTACCGCAACTACCTCCGTTAAAACCAAACCGGAAGCCTCAGCGCCCGTCATATCCAAATCCAAAACTGCTGATCAGGTCAGTGTAGAAAGTTCATCCATTCGCGTTGATGTCGCCAAGGTAGATCAGCTGATTAATCTGGTGGGTGAGATTGTCATAACCCAATCCATGATGAGCCTATTGGGCAAAAGTCTTGAAGGTGCGTTAGCTGAAAAATTCCAAACTGTTGCGGGTGAGTTGGAACGCAATACACGCGAAATTCAGGAAGCGGTCATGTCTATCCGTATGTTGCCGGTGTCTTTTGTATTCAATCGATTCCCGCGTGTTGTGCGTGATCTCTCCACCAAGTTGGGTAAACAAATTGATTTAGTGATTGAAGGTGGCGAAACAGAGTTAGATAAAGGTCTTACCGAAAAATTGGTCGATCCTCTCACGCATTTGGTGCGCAATAGTATTGACCACGGTATAGAGGCTGCGGAGGTGCGTCGCGCACGTGGGAAAAATCCTACCGGAAAAGTGGTGCTACGTGCTGCACAGCAAGGCGGCAATATCGTAATCAGTATCAGCGATGATGGCGGTGGCTTGAATCGTGAACGCATTTTGGAAAAAGCGCGTGAAAATAATATTAGTGTCAGTGAAAACCCTAAAGATGAAGAAGTGTGGCAATTAATTTTTGCACCCGGGTTTTCCACTGCAGCTGAAGTAACGGATGTGTCCGGCCGTGGTGTGGGCATGGATGTTGTAAAGCGCAATGTACAAAGTTTGGGTGGGCGTATTGATATTGAATCACGTACCGGACAGGGCGCTACCTTTACCATTCATTTACCGCTGACATTGGCCATTGTTGATGGCATGTGCGTGTCGGTTGGCGACCAAACTTTTATTGTGCCACTGGTGCATATTGTGGAATCCATGCAGCCATCGCCAAAAGATATTAAAACCCTGGCAGGTGATGATCAGCTATTGCATGTGCGCAATGAATATTGGCCGATTTTACCGCTGCATAAAATCATGCAACTGGACTCACAATTTACCGATGCAAGCAAAGGCATAGTGGTATTGATTGAAACCACAAAGTACCGTTTTGCATTGTTTGTTGATGCATTGGTTGGGCAGCAGCAAGTCGTTATTAAAAGCCTTGAGCAGCATTACAAACGCGTACAGGGCGTTGCAGGTGCCACGATTATGGGTGACGGCAGCGTAGCCCTGATTCTGGATGTGGAATCGCTTGCGCTCAGTGTCAATCACAATGTGAATTTTGCGGCGGCAGTGTAA
- the cheD gene encoding chemoreceptor glutamine deamidase CheD, translating to MNYDNNAHLAPTLYYDKHFDRQAVKILPGEYFVTTGEKLIVTVLGSCVAVCLRDKYTGMGGMNHFLLPSDSQNDTGLFTESARYGIYAMELLINHLLKMGANRNRLEAKVFGGGNVLRGLKVNNVGQRNAEFVLDYLHLEQIPIAAQDLLGDFPRKLYFFPDTGQVLVKKIKSLHNSTIIDRESDYRMRVKFTPKSGDVELFDS from the coding sequence ATGAATTACGATAATAATGCCCATTTGGCTCCCACTCTTTATTACGACAAACACTTTGATCGCCAAGCGGTAAAGATTTTACCCGGTGAGTATTTTGTAACAACCGGCGAAAAATTAATTGTCACCGTATTGGGATCCTGTGTTGCGGTATGTTTGCGCGATAAATATACCGGCATGGGAGGGATGAACCATTTTTTACTGCCTAGCGATAGCCAAAATGACACAGGTTTATTTACGGAATCTGCACGTTATGGAATTTATGCGATGGAATTGCTCATTAACCATTTGCTAAAAATGGGTGCAAACCGCAATCGTCTGGAAGCAAAAGTATTTGGTGGCGGCAATGTGTTACGCGGTTTAAAGGTCAATAATGTGGGCCAGCGTAATGCTGAATTCGTATTGGATTATTTACATCTTGAGCAGATACCAATCGCCGCGCAGGATTTATTAGGTGATTTTCCGCGTAAGTTGTATTTTTTTCCTGATACCGGTCAGGTGCTCGTAAAAAAAATTAAATCCTTACATAACAGCACCATTATTGATCGTGAAAGCGACTACCGCATGCGTGTTAAATTTACCCCCAAAAGTGGCGATGTGGAATTGTTTGATAGTTAA
- a CDS encoding chemotaxis protein CheW: protein MEPAASPAANNIKQEFLTFTLGDENYAIDILTVKEIRGYESVTKIANAPPFIKGVINLRGDIVPIVDLRIKFDVGNVTYDEFTIVIVLHIHSRIVGIVVDGVSDVVSLEKEQLRPPPDFGVAFNSRYLLGLATVNEQMIILVDINELISSEELGLFDSPEATGASA, encoded by the coding sequence ATGGAACCGGCAGCATCACCTGCGGCAAATAATATCAAGCAGGAATTTCTCACCTTTACATTAGGCGATGAAAATTATGCGATCGATATTCTCACGGTTAAAGAAATTCGTGGTTACGAGTCAGTAACCAAAATTGCCAATGCGCCGCCCTTTATAAAAGGCGTGATTAATTTACGCGGCGATATAGTACCTATTGTTGATTTGCGTATTAAATTTGATGTGGGCAATGTCACTTACGATGAGTTTACCATAGTGATTGTGTTGCATATCCACAGCCGTATTGTCGGCATAGTAGTGGATGGCGTTTCCGATGTGGTGAGTTTGGAGAAAGAACAGTTGCGGCCGCCTCCGGATTTTGGCGTCGCCTTTAACAGCCGTTATTTATTAGGGCTGGCAACAGTGAACGAACAAATGATTATTTTGGTGGATATTAATGAGCTGATATCGAGTGAAGAGCTGGGCTTGTTTGATTCACCTGAAGCAACTGGCGCAAGTGCATAA
- a CDS encoding methyl-accepting chemotaxis protein gives MNIINLFNAGSGNKHIKVNEREYENMRGQIAAINRVQAVIEFALDGTILNANQNFLDAMGYSLDEIKGKHHSIFVEPAYKASQEYRLFWDRLGRGDFEAGQYKRIGRGGKEVWIQASYNPILNAEGCPVKVVKYATDITQDALKKIEADHQLNRILGALNTTTTNVMVADTGRNIIYMNKSVETMLRAAEADLRTVLPHFSVDKIVGSNMDIFHKNPMHQMKLLESLTTTYTSNIVVGKRHFRLVANPIFNKEGMRLGSVVEWLDRTVEVAVESEVNRLVEAAAAGDFSERISTDGKEGFFLKLTEGLNSLVYTADKGLNDVVRVLSAVSKGDLTERIDEDYSGTFGDLKNYCNETTESLSKMLSDIRSAADMIFTASSEIAQGNADLSSRTEQQAANLEETASSMEEITSTVKLNADNAKQANVLAEQASTVATDGGALIQQVVSTMNAINESARKISDIIGVIDGIAFQTNILALNAAVEAARAGDQGRGFAVVASEVRTLAQRSANAAKDIKALISDSVQKIDSGNQLVGKSGDTMKEIVSSIKRVNDIMAEIAAASAEQSAGIEEVSTAVSQMDEMTQQNAALVEQAAAAAESLQSQADQLTRNVAQFRLDESQVEITSAQRLPASRAATKVTAKAPVKRAPAANKKLTPPSSSAEDEWEQF, from the coding sequence ATGAACATTATCAATCTTTTTAACGCAGGTTCCGGCAACAAACATATTAAAGTGAATGAGCGTGAATATGAAAACATGCGCGGACAAATAGCTGCTATTAACCGTGTTCAAGCGGTCATTGAATTTGCACTGGATGGAACCATACTCAATGCCAATCAAAACTTCCTCGATGCAATGGGCTACAGCCTCGACGAAATTAAAGGTAAGCATCACAGTATATTTGTTGAGCCAGCATATAAAGCCAGTCAGGAATATCGTTTATTTTGGGATCGCCTGGGGCGTGGTGATTTTGAAGCAGGTCAATACAAACGTATCGGTCGCGGCGGAAAAGAAGTGTGGATACAGGCCAGCTATAACCCCATCCTTAATGCAGAAGGGTGCCCTGTTAAAGTGGTGAAATATGCAACGGATATCACGCAGGATGCACTCAAAAAAATTGAAGCTGATCACCAGCTAAATAGGATTTTGGGGGCTTTGAATACAACGACCACCAACGTCATGGTGGCCGATACCGGGCGCAATATTATTTACATGAATAAATCTGTTGAAACCATGTTGCGTGCTGCGGAAGCTGATCTGCGTACAGTGCTACCGCATTTTTCTGTCGATAAAATTGTGGGCAGTAATATGGATATCTTCCATAAAAATCCAATGCATCAAATGAAATTATTGGAGTCCCTGACCACAACCTACACATCAAACATTGTAGTCGGCAAGCGACATTTTCGTTTAGTGGCTAACCCTATTTTCAATAAAGAAGGTATGCGTCTCGGCTCAGTGGTCGAGTGGCTTGACCGCACTGTTGAAGTTGCTGTTGAGTCTGAAGTGAATAGACTTGTTGAAGCTGCGGCGGCGGGGGATTTTAGTGAGCGTATCAGCACCGATGGAAAAGAAGGGTTCTTTTTAAAGCTGACAGAAGGATTGAATAGTCTTGTCTACACTGCTGATAAAGGCCTTAATGATGTGGTGCGTGTATTAAGTGCAGTATCGAAAGGCGATTTGACTGAACGGATAGATGAGGATTATTCCGGAACATTTGGTGATTTAAAAAATTATTGTAACGAAACTACCGAAAGCCTGAGCAAAATGCTGAGCGATATTCGCAGCGCAGCCGATATGATTTTTACTGCCTCCAGTGAAATTGCACAGGGCAATGCCGATCTTTCCAGCAGAACAGAGCAGCAAGCAGCGAATCTGGAAGAGACTGCTTCATCAATGGAGGAGATTACCTCCACGGTGAAATTAAATGCGGATAACGCCAAGCAAGCGAATGTATTGGCGGAACAAGCTTCTACAGTGGCCACCGATGGTGGAGCACTAATCCAGCAAGTGGTATCCACGATGAATGCGATTAATGAATCGGCACGCAAGATTTCCGACATTATTGGCGTGATTGATGGTATCGCCTTCCAAACCAATATTCTCGCGTTGAATGCGGCCGTGGAAGCGGCACGTGCGGGTGATCAGGGGCGTGGGTTTGCAGTCGTTGCGTCTGAAGTTCGCACACTTGCACAGCGCTCGGCCAATGCCGCAAAAGATATTAAAGCGCTCATTTCTGATTCGGTGCAAAAAATTGATAGCGGCAATCAGTTGGTGGGTAAATCGGGCGATACGATGAAAGAAATTGTCAGTTCGATTAAGCGTGTAAATGACATCATGGCAGAGATTGCAGCGGCTTCTGCAGAGCAGTCTGCTGGCATTGAAGAAGTATCTACAGCGGTCTCGCAAATGGATGAGATGACACAACAAAATGCCGCCTTGGTTGAACAGGCAGCGGCAGCCGCAGAAAGTTTGCAATCACAAGCGGATCAGTTGACGCGCAACGTGGCGCAATTCCGCTTGGATGAATCGCAAGTGGAAATAACATCTGCGCAGCGCTTGCCTGCATCGCGCGCGGCTACAAAAGTAACCGCGAAAGCCCCTGTTAAAAGAGCACCTGCTGCCAATAAAAAACTCACGCCGCCCAGTTCGTCGGCTGAAGATGAGTGGGAACAATTTTAA